Proteins encoded in a region of the Cytobacillus pseudoceanisediminis genome:
- a CDS encoding ATP-binding protein — MKGFNQQTLIKEETKAVKLFIWLFFIILTLYDLFYYYLFPLNTGGSTGLPKGGLGWGYYLAIIGLLPLALYLIRTKRPFQVKYLFFAGFFLIDFSNSMLIYFGESKEFQSGSAVELLFIIFAPIFVNKRYFWIVTGGMIAKYLLAGLLLSSQKVMVPIVLMAIFSSVSYVLLNRFYSYIHSLTHVFQELRQTEKLAAVGQMASAVGHEVRNPLAALRGFTQLQMEKHPEDQDRYKIMIEEIDRINLIADDLMILSKPRLPLFKKVELNAVINYVISIIHEQAANQNIRVETENLEAVPKVQCDENMLKQSFINLIKNAMESMPEGGTILISAKVAEGDKVLISIKDEGCGIDAENMERVVDPFYTTKPDGTGLGLMVTKQIVDEHKAEITFESEKGIGTIVTLTIPIEQPTQ; from the coding sequence ATGAAAGGCTTTAACCAACAGACTTTGATAAAAGAAGAAACAAAAGCAGTTAAGCTTTTTATATGGCTATTCTTTATTATATTAACACTTTATGATTTGTTTTATTATTATCTGTTTCCCCTCAATACTGGCGGCAGTACCGGCCTGCCAAAGGGCGGGCTTGGATGGGGGTATTATCTGGCTATTATCGGACTCCTGCCCTTAGCGCTGTATTTAATCAGGACAAAACGCCCTTTTCAGGTAAAATACTTATTTTTTGCAGGCTTTTTCCTGATAGATTTTAGTAACAGCATGCTGATCTATTTCGGTGAGTCGAAGGAATTTCAGAGCGGAAGCGCAGTAGAACTTTTATTTATTATATTTGCGCCGATTTTTGTGAATAAGCGCTATTTTTGGATAGTAACCGGCGGAATGATTGCGAAGTATCTTCTGGCTGGTTTACTGTTGAGCAGCCAAAAGGTAATGGTGCCAATCGTGCTTATGGCCATTTTTTCAAGTGTTTCATATGTTCTGCTGAATCGCTTCTATTCCTATATTCACTCGCTTACACATGTTTTCCAGGAGCTCCGCCAGACTGAAAAGCTGGCTGCTGTCGGACAGATGGCTTCCGCAGTCGGCCATGAAGTAAGAAATCCTTTAGCAGCTTTAAGAGGATTTACTCAGCTGCAGATGGAAAAACATCCTGAAGACCAGGACCGCTACAAGATCATGATTGAGGAAATCGACCGCATTAATCTGATTGCCGATGACCTTATGATCCTAAGCAAGCCAAGGCTTCCTCTGTTTAAAAAAGTTGAACTGAATGCAGTGATTAACTATGTCATCTCGATCATACATGAACAGGCAGCCAATCAGAATATCCGTGTCGAAACAGAAAATCTGGAAGCTGTTCCTAAAGTTCAGTGTGACGAAAATATGCTGAAGCAGTCTTTTATTAATTTGATCAAGAATGCGATGGAATCTATGCCAGAAGGCGGCACGATCCTGATTTCGGCCAAAGTGGCGGAGGGTGACAAGGTTTTAATCAGCATTAAAGATGAAGGCTGCGGGATTGATGCTGAGAATATGGAACGGGTCGTGGATCCATTTTATACAACTAAGCCGGATGGAACCGGTTTAGGGCTGATGGTTACCAAGCAGATTGTGGATGAACACAAGGCGGAAATCACGTTTGAAAGTGAAAAGGGGATAGGGACAATTGTGACTCTTACTATTCCTATAGAGCAGCCAACCCAATAA
- a CDS encoding zinc-dependent alcohol dehydrogenase — MRAVTYQGAKDIQVKNVEDPRIEKRDDVIVRITSTAICGSDLHLYQGNMPLRPGYVIGHEPMGIVEETGPDVTRVKKGDRVVIPFNVSCGHCFYCQHDMESQCDNSNPHNDSGGYFGYTEKYGNHPGGQAEFLKVPFGNFMPFVIPESCELEDESLLFLSDVLPTAYWSVEHSGVKAGDTVVVLGCGPIGLMTQKFAWMKGAKRVIAVDHLDYRLNHAKLTNDVEVYDFTKYDDMGAYLKEITQGGADVVIDCVGMDGKKSAVEKIEQKLKLQGGTLGPIQIATKAVRKFGTVQLTGVYGLTYNMFPLEEFFSRNITIKMGQAPVVHYMPELFEKITNKEFDPKSIITHQIPLEEADRAYKIFNDHEDDCIKVILKP, encoded by the coding sequence ATGAGAGCTGTAACCTACCAGGGAGCGAAAGATATTCAAGTAAAAAATGTAGAGGATCCCAGAATTGAAAAGCGGGATGATGTCATTGTCCGCATCACGTCAACCGCCATTTGCGGATCGGACCTTCATTTATATCAGGGGAATATGCCATTGCGGCCAGGTTATGTTATCGGGCATGAACCCATGGGGATCGTTGAGGAGACAGGTCCTGATGTGACACGGGTAAAAAAAGGCGACAGGGTGGTCATCCCATTTAATGTATCGTGCGGGCATTGCTTCTATTGCCAGCATGATATGGAAAGCCAATGTGATAATTCGAACCCGCATAATGATTCAGGCGGCTACTTTGGCTATACCGAGAAATACGGAAACCATCCGGGCGGCCAGGCAGAGTTTCTAAAGGTGCCGTTTGGCAATTTCATGCCATTTGTTATACCGGAATCGTGCGAACTGGAGGATGAATCACTGCTCTTTTTATCGGATGTTCTGCCGACAGCCTATTGGAGTGTAGAACATTCAGGCGTTAAAGCGGGAGACACAGTCGTCGTCCTCGGCTGCGGTCCCATCGGGTTAATGACCCAGAAATTTGCCTGGATGAAAGGAGCTAAACGGGTAATTGCAGTAGATCATCTCGATTACCGTCTCAATCACGCCAAGCTTACCAATGATGTGGAAGTCTATGACTTTACGAAATATGATGACATGGGAGCTTATCTAAAAGAAATCACCCAGGGCGGAGCTGATGTAGTCATTGATTGTGTCGGCATGGACGGGAAGAAATCCGCTGTTGAAAAAATCGAGCAGAAGCTTAAGCTCCAGGGCGGAACGCTGGGCCCGATCCAAATCGCGACGAAAGCTGTCCGCAAATTCGGAACTGTCCAGCTGACAGGTGTGTACGGGCTGACTTATAATATGTTCCCGCTGGAGGAATTTTTCTCGAGAAACATCACCATTAAAATGGGCCAGGCGCCTGTGGTTCACTACATGCCTGAGCTATTTGAAAAAATAACGAATAAGGAATTCGATCCGAAGTCTATCATCACCCATCAGATTCCGCTCGAAGAAGCTGATCGGGCGTATAAAATTTTTAATGACCATGAAGATGACTGCATTAAAGTCATCTTAAAACCTTAA
- a CDS encoding S8 family peptidase → MGLSVFASGAFGQQVESNETYRVVIQGPSAEKAKAKSNYGARWDFGQKGFTTTVNAKQYQALLKNKNLKIDKVEEVKNSPVTAAKPGSGAASAPADGTPWGIEAIYNDSSIQSTSGGNGVKVAVLDTGVNTAHADLAGQAEQCKDFTQRKSPLIDGSCGDKNGHGTHVAGTVLAHGGDNGQGVYGVAPDADLWAYKVLNDRGSGYSDDIAGAIKHAADEAVRTGSKVVISMSLGSSSKSTLIADAVDYAYSKGVLVVAAAGNDGPADNTIGYPGALVNAVAVAALENVQQNGSYRVADFSSRGNPATDGDYLIQERDVELSAPGRAIESTWYDGSYSTISGTSMATPHVSGLAAKIWAQNPSMSHTQLRSELQNRAKQNDILGGTGAAAGDDYASGFGFPRVK, encoded by the coding sequence ATGGGACTATCTGTATTTGCGTCAGGGGCATTCGGTCAGCAGGTTGAGAGCAATGAAACCTATCGGGTTGTCATTCAGGGCCCAAGTGCAGAAAAAGCAAAGGCAAAATCGAACTATGGAGCACGATGGGATTTTGGCCAGAAAGGTTTTACTACTACGGTTAATGCTAAACAGTATCAGGCACTTTTAAAAAATAAAAACTTAAAGATTGATAAAGTTGAAGAAGTAAAGAACTCACCTGTGACCGCAGCAAAACCTGGATCAGGGGCTGCATCAGCTCCGGCAGACGGTACACCTTGGGGAATTGAGGCCATTTATAATGACAGCTCCATCCAAAGCACTTCAGGCGGAAACGGGGTAAAGGTTGCCGTGCTGGACACAGGTGTAAATACAGCACATGCTGATCTTGCCGGACAAGCTGAACAGTGTAAGGACTTTACACAAAGAAAGTCACCTTTAATTGACGGCAGCTGCGGGGATAAGAACGGACACGGCACACATGTTGCGGGTACTGTACTGGCTCATGGCGGTGATAACGGACAAGGTGTTTATGGGGTAGCCCCAGACGCAGATCTCTGGGCATATAAAGTGTTAAATGACAGAGGATCAGGGTATTCTGATGACATCGCCGGAGCTATTAAGCATGCGGCCGATGAAGCGGTCCGCACAGGATCTAAAGTGGTCATTTCCATGTCATTGGGTTCAAGCTCTAAAAGCACATTGATTGCAGATGCAGTTGATTACGCCTACAGCAAAGGTGTCCTGGTAGTTGCTGCTGCCGGAAATGATGGTCCTGCCGATAACACGATTGGCTATCCTGGCGCATTGGTGAATGCTGTTGCAGTAGCGGCTCTTGAAAATGTTCAGCAAAATGGTTCTTACCGTGTTGCAGATTTTTCATCAAGGGGCAACCCTGCTACTGATGGCGACTACCTAATCCAGGAGCGTGATGTCGAGCTCTCTGCACCAGGCAGAGCAATTGAATCCACCTGGTATGATGGCAGCTACAGCACAATCAGCGGTACATCCATGGCTACTCCTCATGTATCCGGATTAGCTGCTAAGATCTGGGCTCAGAATCCATCCATGAGCCACACCCAGCTTCGCAGCGAGCTTCAGAACCGGGCCAAGCAAAATGATATTCTTGGCGGAACAGGAGCTGCAGCTGGTGACGATTATGCATCAGGCTTTGGCTTCCCTCGTGTTAAGTAA
- a CDS encoding twin-arginine translocase TatA/TatE family subunit gives MLSNIGIPGLIIVLVLALIIFGPSKLPEIGRAFGTTLKEFKKSTRELVSDEQPEEKKKNCYKNE, from the coding sequence ATGCTATCAAATATCGGGATACCAGGATTGATTATTGTTCTAGTGCTGGCGCTGATCATTTTCGGCCCATCCAAGCTTCCTGAAATCGGCAGGGCATTCGGCACAACCCTGAAAGAATTTAAAAAATCCACACGCGAACTGGTTTCAGACGAACAGCCGGAAGAAAAGAAAAAGAATTGCTATAAGAATGAATAG
- a CDS encoding PhoX family protein → MTELNRRKFLTYVGTGVGALTVASTGLGAMVPKAEAKGVEAASHLFGFQKKISGLNFKPIDPTDKDDLVLPRGYKYDVVAAYGDVINKKGDTFGFNNDFTLYFPIDKDKRGLLWVNHEYSSDLFVHGARPANGKYTAAQIQKMLYNQGGSIIEVYRDKEGTWKMDTDSKYARRITGLTPFQLTGPAKGSKAVGGATNVQGTFANCSGGMTLWGTVLSAEENFESTSKDAGLNETHYGWIVEIDPFDPNFKPRKHTALGRFNHENAAVGLTNDNRVVVYMGDDKKDACVYKFISKNKYVKSRGKANADLLEEGTLYVANMGSGKWVPLTIENVQKAVKGNADLLKKFQTQADVAVHCHEAALLVGGTPTDRPEDVEISPFDKTVFIAHTNNDKHGNFHGHITRFIEEGDDLGALTFDFEIFAAGGKQSGFSAPDNLTFDSLGNLWTVTDMSSSKLNTGIYTHFANNGMFVIPTIGKNTGEAFQFASAPVEAELTGPSFTPNETTLFLSIQHPGEETEDLNNLTSKWPHRKGDTMPRPGVVAITGFKY, encoded by the coding sequence ATGACTGAATTGAATCGCCGCAAGTTTTTAACGTATGTAGGTACAGGTGTGGGAGCATTGACTGTCGCTTCGACAGGTTTGGGGGCAATGGTTCCAAAAGCGGAAGCTAAGGGTGTTGAGGCAGCCTCCCATTTATTCGGATTCCAGAAGAAAATCTCTGGATTAAATTTTAAGCCGATTGACCCGACAGATAAAGATGACCTTGTTTTACCACGTGGATACAAATACGATGTTGTGGCAGCATATGGAGATGTCATTAACAAAAAAGGCGATACATTCGGCTTTAACAATGACTTTACATTATATTTTCCAATTGATAAGGACAAGCGTGGTCTCTTATGGGTGAATCATGAATATTCAAGCGATCTATTTGTTCATGGTGCAAGGCCGGCAAATGGCAAGTATACGGCAGCGCAAATTCAGAAAATGCTATACAACCAGGGAGGATCAATTATCGAGGTATACCGTGATAAAGAAGGCACCTGGAAAATGGACACGGATTCCAAATATGCGCGCCGTATTACAGGCTTGACTCCATTCCAGCTCACAGGTCCTGCCAAAGGTTCAAAAGCAGTGGGTGGTGCAACGAATGTACAGGGAACTTTTGCTAATTGTTCTGGCGGCATGACATTGTGGGGCACGGTTTTATCAGCTGAGGAGAATTTCGAATCTACCTCAAAGGATGCAGGATTAAATGAAACTCATTATGGCTGGATTGTGGAAATCGATCCGTTTGATCCTAATTTCAAGCCGCGCAAGCACACCGCCCTTGGTCGCTTTAACCATGAAAATGCAGCAGTCGGCCTGACCAATGACAATCGGGTTGTGGTTTATATGGGTGATGATAAGAAAGATGCATGCGTGTATAAGTTCATCAGCAAAAATAAATATGTAAAATCCCGCGGAAAAGCAAATGCAGACCTTCTTGAAGAAGGGACGCTTTATGTGGCTAATATGGGCAGCGGAAAATGGGTGCCATTAACTATCGAAAATGTGCAGAAAGCTGTCAAGGGGAATGCAGATCTTTTAAAGAAATTCCAAACACAGGCCGATGTGGCTGTTCACTGCCATGAAGCAGCTCTGCTTGTTGGCGGAACACCTACTGACCGTCCGGAAGATGTGGAAATCAGCCCGTTTGATAAAACGGTATTCATTGCCCACACCAACAATGACAAACATGGCAACTTCCACGGCCATATTACTAGATTTATTGAAGAGGGAGATGACTTGGGTGCACTGACTTTTGATTTTGAAATTTTCGCAGCCGGCGGAAAACAGAGTGGCTTCAGTGCACCTGATAATCTAACTTTCGATAGCCTTGGCAATCTCTGGACGGTAACAGATATGTCATCAAGCAAGCTGAATACAGGAATCTACACGCATTTCGCCAACAATGGCATGTTCGTCATCCCGACTATCGGAAAAAATACCGGCGAAGCCTTTCAGTTTGCTTCAGCTCCCGTTGAAGCAGAACTAACTGGACCATCCTTTACACCAAACGAAACAACCCTGTTCCTGTCCATTCAGCATCCGGGAGAAGAGACGGAAGACCTGAACAATCTGACAAGCAAATGGCCGCACCGCAAGGGAGATACTATGCCGCGCCCGGGAGTTGTGGCGATTACAGGCTTCAAATACTAG
- a CDS encoding alanine/glycine:cation symporter family protein, whose protein sequence is MEAFVNQLNGILWSTPVIYICLAIGLFFSVLTRFLQVRHIKDMVLLMFKGKSSAAGVSSFQALSIALSGRVGTGNIAGTATAIAMGGPGAVFWMWAIAFIGAGSAFVESTLAQIYKVKKDGLYRGGPAYYIEKGIGIKWFAVLFAISALLAMALLMPGIQSNSIALGMENAFGIDKTVTGLIIIGLLALIIFGGVKRIANVAQYAVPFMAVGYILVALIIIGMNIGELPGVISLIFSSAFGADSMFGGIIGSAIAWGVKRGIYSNEAGQGTGPHAAAAAEVSHPAKQGLVQAFSVYIDTLFVCSATAFMILFTGMFNTVGADGKTPIVENLPGVEAGPGFTQAAVESALPGFGAGFVAVSLFFFAFTTIMAYYYIAETNVAYLINGKNSKLAMFILKIVLLAATFYGAVKTAGLAWALGDVGLGLMVWLNLIAIVILRKPALIALKDYEAQKKQGLDPVFNSKKLGIKNAEYWEEEYKPQEEKVS, encoded by the coding sequence TTGGAAGCTTTTGTTAATCAGCTAAACGGCATTTTATGGAGTACACCTGTTATTTATATCTGTTTAGCTATAGGGTTGTTCTTCTCTGTCTTAACTCGATTTTTACAGGTCCGCCATATCAAGGATATGGTACTGCTCATGTTTAAAGGGAAAAGTTCCGCAGCGGGCGTTTCGTCTTTCCAGGCCTTATCTATTGCTCTTTCCGGCCGTGTAGGAACTGGTAACATCGCAGGTACTGCCACTGCCATCGCAATGGGTGGACCTGGTGCTGTATTCTGGATGTGGGCCATTGCTTTTATCGGAGCAGGCAGTGCATTCGTTGAATCGACGCTGGCACAGATTTACAAAGTGAAAAAAGACGGGCTATACCGAGGCGGTCCGGCCTATTATATTGAAAAGGGAATCGGAATTAAATGGTTTGCCGTCCTTTTCGCTATTTCTGCATTGCTGGCTATGGCGCTTTTAATGCCTGGCATCCAGTCAAACTCAATTGCACTTGGAATGGAAAATGCGTTTGGCATTGATAAAACAGTAACAGGCCTTATTATAATCGGGTTACTTGCACTGATTATTTTCGGCGGTGTTAAGCGTATTGCAAATGTTGCTCAATATGCTGTACCATTTATGGCTGTGGGTTATATTTTAGTCGCTTTAATTATTATTGGCATGAACATTGGCGAACTGCCTGGTGTTATTTCGTTAATTTTCAGCAGTGCCTTTGGTGCAGATTCCATGTTTGGCGGAATTATCGGAAGCGCGATCGCATGGGGAGTCAAGCGCGGTATCTATTCAAACGAAGCTGGTCAGGGTACAGGCCCGCATGCAGCTGCAGCTGCTGAGGTTTCCCACCCTGCTAAGCAAGGTCTCGTGCAGGCATTCTCTGTATACATTGATACGTTATTCGTATGTTCCGCAACTGCTTTCATGATTCTATTTACAGGCATGTTCAATACAGTTGGAGCTGATGGAAAGACTCCAATTGTAGAAAACCTTCCTGGAGTGGAAGCCGGCCCTGGTTTCACACAGGCGGCAGTTGAATCTGCACTTCCTGGTTTTGGTGCCGGATTCGTTGCTGTTTCTCTGTTCTTCTTCGCTTTTACAACAATTATGGCTTACTATTATATAGCTGAAACAAATGTAGCTTACTTAATTAATGGCAAGAACAGCAAGCTGGCTATGTTTATCCTGAAAATTGTCTTGCTTGCTGCAACATTCTATGGCGCTGTTAAAACAGCAGGCCTGGCATGGGCTCTCGGAGATGTTGGTTTGGGACTGATGGTTTGGCTGAACTTAATTGCCATCGTTATCTTAAGAAAACCGGCTCTGATTGCACTGAAAGATTACGAAGCCCAGAAGAAACAAGGTCTTGATCCAGTATTCAATTCCAAAAAGCTTGGCATTAAAAATGCTGAGTATTGGGAAGAGGAATACAAGCCGCAGGAAGAAAAAGTATCTTAA